The following proteins come from a genomic window of Actinomycetota bacterium:
- a CDS encoding WhiB family transcriptional regulator, which translates to MDVFRTIQWSQARCATGDATMLSLFFSEEQHEVAQAKQLCRTCPLRGECLAGALRRREPVGVWGGELFDRGRVIERKRPRGRPRKSELVPAGEQVA; encoded by the coding sequence GTGGATGTCTTCAGGACGATCCAGTGGTCGCAAGCCCGATGCGCAACGGGCGACGCGACGATGCTCTCGCTGTTCTTCAGCGAGGAGCAGCACGAGGTCGCCCAGGCGAAGCAGCTCTGCCGTACCTGCCCGCTCCGGGGAGAGTGCCTCGCAGGGGCGCTGCGGCGCCGTGAGCCCGTGGGGGTGTGGGGCGGAGAGCTCTTCGACCGCGGCCGGGTGATCGAGCGCAAGCGGCCTCGCGGCCGGCCGCGTAAGTCGGAGCTGGTCCCGGCGGGCGAGCAGGTCGCCTAA
- a CDS encoding SpoIID/LytB domain-containing protein: protein MPRVASRGLLVLLAIALLPAIFSRPGTARAQSATSERLILTPSENTTFRVQAVYNNAGVTCETKKRRDLNARYRGKLEIIRQSDGRLAVIDHLTFDEYLRGLAEVPRSWPFETLKAQVVAARSYGLYHLQHRSPAAERLGYDICSTDQCQVYRGVQVEQGAFGDAWIRAVTETRGRALLYNGEPIQAFYHSTSPGTTKRSFPGGTPLPYLASVDGEDDDSPLARWTVRVPLSHLGPILAEDGAWSGGRLSTVGLDGSTVRLSGSGGSDSVGKSDFRNALNREASCVYPKVYPTSGSTGAKLPQTVPSIDFTLKQDGDEAVLTGRGWGHGVGMSQYGARSLGDRGRSYADILAHFYAGLRPKQVDEPGRIRVLVVEDASRVRVAIEGKAEVETATGSALAPGDRFEVRGGSTLDIRRGVGPTLTPVLTVDLATPPLKIPPDGTIALSYTLSRSAKVVVIVRREGSEVLRTVEVSQISGPNVFSVPLGASTPSFSPGASTTLPASGTGTPAPGTAGSVTPTTTTTVAATPTPPLTPGAYEVLLEAYDGLDRVRTTPVALNVEAPAPPPRPATDQQAGGTGIVTIFAVIAVLVAGGGIFLARRRRAA from the coding sequence ATGCCTCGCGTCGCCTCTCGGGGACTCCTCGTTCTTCTCGCGATCGCTCTCCTGCCGGCGATCTTCTCGCGACCCGGAACGGCACGCGCACAAAGCGCGACCTCAGAGCGTTTGATCCTGACCCCTTCTGAGAACACCACCTTCCGTGTGCAGGCCGTCTACAACAACGCCGGCGTGACGTGCGAGACCAAGAAGCGCCGGGATCTGAACGCTCGATACCGGGGGAAGCTTGAGATAATCCGTCAGAGCGACGGCCGGCTCGCGGTCATCGACCACCTGACGTTCGACGAGTACCTGCGCGGCCTGGCAGAGGTGCCGCGCTCGTGGCCGTTCGAGACGCTCAAGGCACAAGTCGTCGCAGCGCGCAGTTACGGCCTTTACCACCTGCAGCATCGGAGCCCCGCCGCGGAAAGGCTCGGCTACGACATCTGCTCGACCGACCAATGCCAGGTGTATCGAGGGGTTCAAGTCGAGCAGGGAGCCTTCGGCGACGCCTGGATCCGCGCGGTCACCGAGACGCGCGGACGCGCGCTTCTTTACAACGGCGAGCCGATCCAGGCCTTCTACCATTCCACCTCGCCGGGCACGACGAAGCGAAGCTTCCCCGGGGGAACGCCGCTCCCCTACCTCGCCAGCGTGGACGGCGAGGATGATGATTCGCCGCTCGCGCGCTGGACCGTGCGCGTTCCTCTGTCGCACCTCGGGCCGATCCTGGCTGAGGACGGCGCGTGGTCTGGGGGACGCCTTTCGACCGTAGGGCTCGACGGATCGACCGTCCGGCTCTCCGGGTCCGGAGGCAGCGACTCGGTGGGCAAGAGCGACTTCCGCAACGCGCTCAATCGGGAAGCATCGTGCGTATACCCCAAGGTCTATCCGACGTCGGGCTCGACCGGCGCGAAGTTGCCTCAGACGGTCCCATCTATCGACTTCACGTTGAAACAGGACGGCGACGAAGCGGTCCTCACCGGACGCGGATGGGGGCACGGGGTCGGCATGTCACAGTACGGCGCGCGATCGCTTGGGGATCGCGGCCGAAGCTACGCGGACATCCTCGCGCACTTCTACGCTGGACTACGGCCGAAGCAGGTCGATGAGCCGGGCCGGATCCGCGTTCTCGTCGTGGAGGACGCGTCCCGGGTGCGCGTTGCCATCGAAGGAAAGGCCGAGGTCGAAACGGCGACCGGAAGCGCGCTCGCGCCGGGCGATCGGTTCGAGGTTCGAGGCGGATCGACGCTGGATATCCGCCGGGGTGTCGGACCGACGCTCACGCCGGTCCTCACGGTCGACCTCGCGACCCCTCCGTTGAAGATCCCCCCGGACGGCACGATCGCGCTGTCCTACACCCTGTCGCGCTCGGCGAAGGTCGTCGTGATCGTCCGGCGCGAGGGATCGGAGGTCTTGCGCACCGTCGAGGTTTCGCAGATCTCGGGCCCGAACGTCTTCAGCGTGCCGCTCGGCGCCTCCACGCCCTCATTCTCACCGGGGGCGTCAACGACGCTCCCGGCTTCGGGCACCGGAACACCAGCTCCTGGCACGGCGGGCAGCGTCACTCCGACGACGACGACGACGGTGGCGGCCACGCCGACACCACCACTCACACCGGGTGCATATGAGGTTCTGCTCGAGGCGTACGACGGGCTTGATCGGGTCCGCACGACGCCCGTCGCATTGAACGTCGAAGCGCCCGCCCCGCCGCCGAGGCCGGCAACCGACCAGCAAGCCGGCGGCACGGGGATCGTCACGATCTTCGCCGTCATCGCGGTCTTGGTCGCCGGCGGTGGCATCTTCCTTGCTCGCCGGCGTCGCGCGGCATAA
- a CDS encoding competence/damage-inducible protein A: MDAAIVVVGDEILAGHVRDANTYFVASRLAALGHRLRRGCVVADDPEEIANALRRELDAGRGIVFVCGGLGPTHDDRTMEGVAKGLGRGLASNSSLAERIETIADHVKRQNFSGDPLGVAMLQKMALAPEGAEALTSSAWFIPAVWMQEANAVIVVLPGPPRELELVFRDAVEPRFLEGSGSVLWREEVEHHFPESALAGVLTELEHDFPGVQIGSYPLEDRVLIRLAGDQTEVRDVTQRIRDAIETLAASEDGQRLIEYLDARRKD, encoded by the coding sequence ATGGACGCCGCGATCGTCGTGGTCGGGGACGAGATCCTCGCAGGGCACGTTCGGGATGCAAACACGTACTTCGTCGCGAGCCGGCTCGCCGCGCTCGGCCACCGGCTCCGGCGGGGCTGCGTGGTCGCCGACGACCCCGAAGAGATCGCGAACGCGCTTCGACGCGAGCTCGACGCCGGCCGCGGCATCGTGTTCGTCTGCGGAGGGCTTGGGCCGACGCACGACGACCGCACGATGGAAGGCGTTGCGAAAGGGCTGGGTCGCGGGCTTGCTTCGAACAGCAGCCTCGCCGAGCGTATCGAGACGATCGCCGATCATGTGAAACGGCAGAACTTCTCGGGCGACCCCCTCGGCGTCGCCATGCTGCAGAAGATGGCACTCGCTCCCGAGGGCGCGGAGGCGCTGACTTCCTCTGCGTGGTTCATCCCCGCCGTTTGGATGCAGGAAGCGAATGCGGTGATCGTGGTGCTACCGGGACCACCCCGCGAGCTGGAGCTCGTCTTCCGGGACGCGGTCGAGCCGCGATTCCTGGAAGGCTCCGGCTCGGTGCTCTGGCGCGAAGAGGTGGAGCATCATTTCCCGGAGTCGGCTCTCGCCGGGGTGCTCACCGAGCTCGAGCACGACTTTCCCGGTGTGCAGATCGGGTCCTATCCACTCGAGGACCGTGTACTCATCCGGTTGGCCGGCGACCAGACAGAAGTTCGCGACGTTACCCAGCGCATC